The Peribacillus sp. FSL P2-0133 genome has a segment encoding these proteins:
- a CDS encoding contact-dependent growth inhibition system immunity protein, with the protein MKNKSFDELENFLTAHFHQDIVSPDEELKEFVLIANEIKYFLAENISNEEKENFIEECCELYFPSLGVTPIQWLENVAQKMEKAIQREN; encoded by the coding sequence ATGAAAAATAAAAGTTTCGATGAATTAGAAAATTTTTTGACTGCTCACTTTCATCAAGATATAGTATCACCAGATGAAGAATTAAAAGAATTTGTATTAATTGCCAATGAAATAAAATATTTTTTGGCTGAAAATATTTCAAATGAGGAAAAAGAAAATTTCATAGAAGAGTGCTGTGAACTTTATTTCCCTTCATTAGGAGTAACCCCGATACAATGGCTAGAAAATGTAGCTCAAAAAATGGAAAAAGCAATTCAAAGGGAGAATTAA
- a CDS encoding SecY-interacting protein Syd, producing MDIKKALEHYFKELINVWDTKYGTYPKVPWDEEIDPRLYLSNPDEEEYVYWKPIEKIDLDNFTEIEEKLGMNIHHAMKEYFNSYWFLSLQGFYGSRLVNLEPIEPGKSILEFFEVMKQYEENNGRELRYIQIGFVSPEDMAIIFDNKTGQILIENFETEENEFLANSLAELINNLKVELEV from the coding sequence ATGGACATAAAAAAAGCATTAGAACATTATTTTAAAGAACTCATAAATGTATGGGATACAAAATATGGTACATATCCTAAAGTACCGTGGGATGAAGAGATTGATCCTCGATTGTATTTAAGTAATCCAGATGAAGAAGAATATGTATATTGGAAACCTATTGAAAAAATTGATTTAGATAATTTTACAGAAATTGAAGAAAAACTGGGTATGAATATTCACCATGCAATGAAAGAATACTTTAATTCGTATTGGTTCTTAAGCTTACAAGGCTTTTACGGTTCAAGATTAGTTAATCTTGAACCTATAGAACCAGGTAAATCTATATTAGAATTTTTTGAAGTAATGAAACAATATGAAGAGAACAATGGGAGAGAACTTAGATATATACAAATAGGATTTGTCTCTCCAGAAGATATGGCTATTATCTTTGACAATAAAACAGGACAGATATTGATAGAGAATTTTGAAACAGAAGAAAACGAATTTCTTGCTAATTCACTTGCTGAATTGATAAATAATTTAAAAGTAGAATTGGAAGTTTAA